A section of the Pseudomonas sp. Q1-7 genome encodes:
- the zwf gene encoding glucose-6-phosphate dehydrogenase, with protein sequence MASQPVEPCTLALFGALGDLALRKLFPALYQLDRAGLLPAETRLLALAREDGDPATHIAAIGEHLRRHVAASELEQEVVQRFLARLDYLAMNFFDGEAYPALADRVGPVSRLVAYFATPASVYGAICSGLAAAGLAERTRVVLEKPIGHDLESSRTVNNAVAAHFPEDRTYRIDHYLGKETVQNLIALRFANSLFETQWNQHHISHVEITVAEQVGIEGRWGYFDEAGQLRDMIQNHLLQLLCLIAMDPPSDLSADSIRDEKVKVLKALAPIGIEQIGQQVVRGQYVAGNILGKSVPGYLEEDNANTHSDTETFVALRAEIRNWRWSGVPFYLRTGKRMPQKLSQIVIHFKEPPHYIFAPEQRPLISNRLIIRLQPDEGISLQVMTKDQGLDKGMQLRSDPLQLSFSNTYRSARIPDAYERLLLEVMKGNQNLFVRKDEIEYAWTWCDRLIAGWRQQGDSPKPYAAGTWGPVASIALITRDGRSWYGDL encoded by the coding sequence ATGGCCTCACAACCTGTCGAACCCTGCACCCTGGCCCTGTTCGGGGCCCTTGGCGACCTTGCGCTACGCAAGCTGTTTCCCGCGCTCTATCAACTGGATCGCGCCGGCCTGCTGCCGGCCGAGACGCGCCTCCTCGCCCTGGCCCGGGAGGATGGCGACCCCGCTACCCATATCGCCGCCATCGGCGAGCACCTGCGCCGCCACGTAGCCGCCAGCGAACTGGAGCAGGAGGTCGTGCAGCGATTCCTCGCGCGGCTCGACTACCTGGCCATGAACTTCTTCGACGGCGAGGCCTACCCGGCCCTGGCCGACCGCGTCGGCCCGGTGTCCCGGCTGGTCGCCTACTTCGCCACGCCGGCTTCGGTCTACGGCGCCATCTGCTCGGGCCTGGCCGCCGCCGGATTGGCCGAGCGCACCCGCGTCGTGCTGGAAAAGCCCATCGGCCACGACCTGGAGTCCTCGCGCACGGTGAACAATGCGGTCGCTGCGCACTTCCCGGAGGACCGCACCTACCGGATCGACCACTACCTGGGCAAGGAAACGGTGCAGAACCTGATCGCCCTGCGCTTCGCCAACAGCCTGTTCGAGACCCAGTGGAACCAGCACCACATTTCCCACGTGGAAATCACCGTGGCCGAGCAGGTGGGCATCGAGGGCCGCTGGGGTTACTTCGATGAGGCCGGACAACTGCGCGACATGATCCAGAACCACCTGCTGCAGCTGCTCTGCCTGATCGCCATGGACCCGCCCAGCGACCTCTCCGCCGACAGCATTCGCGACGAGAAGGTGAAGGTGCTCAAGGCCCTGGCGCCGATCGGTATCGAGCAGATCGGCCAGCAGGTGGTGCGCGGCCAGTACGTGGCCGGCAACATCCTCGGCAAATCGGTGCCCGGCTACCTGGAAGAGGACAACGCCAACACCCACAGCGACACCGAGACCTTCGTCGCCCTGCGCGCGGAAATCCGCAACTGGCGCTGGTCCGGTGTGCCCTTCTACCTGCGTACCGGCAAGCGCATGCCGCAGAAGCTGTCGCAGATCGTCATACACTTCAAGGAACCGCCGCATTACATCTTCGCCCCCGAGCAGCGGCCGCTGATCAGCAACCGGCTGATCATCCGCCTGCAGCCGGACGAAGGGATTTCCCTGCAGGTGATGACCAAGGACCAGGGCCTGGACAAGGGCATGCAGCTGCGCAGCGACCCGCTGCAGTTGAGCTTCTCCAACACCTACCGCAGCGCGCGGATTCCGGATGCCTACGAGCGGCTGCTGCTGGAGGTGATGAAGGGCAACCAGAACCTCTTCGTGCGCAAGGATGAAATCGAGTACGCCTGGACCTGGTGCGACCGGCTGATCGCCGGCTGGCGGCAGCAGGGCGACTCGCCCAAGCCCTACGCGGCGGGAACCTGGGGGCCGGTGGCCTCCATCGCATTGATCACCCGTGATGGCAGGAGCTGGTATGGCGATCTGTAA
- a CDS encoding MurR/RpiR family transcriptional regulator, with protein sequence MHNLLEQIQNRLDELNKAERKVAEVILRDPQQATRYSIAALAQAAQVSEPTVNRFCRSFGVNGYPELKMQLAQSLASGAAYVSQAVSADDGPEAYTRKIFGSAIASLDSALQSLDPQLISRAVDLMIQARQIHFFGLGASASVALDAQHKFFRFNLAVSAHSDVLMQRMLASVAHTGDLFVIISYTGRTRELVEVARLARQNGASVLGLTAAHSPLAKASTLSLDIPLPEDTDIYMPMTSRIIQLTVLDVLATGMTLRRGVDFQPHLRKIKESLNASRYPADEEPS encoded by the coding sequence GTGCATAACCTGCTGGAGCAGATCCAGAACCGCCTCGACGAACTCAACAAGGCCGAGCGCAAGGTGGCCGAAGTCATCCTGCGCGACCCGCAGCAGGCCACCCGCTACAGCATCGCCGCGCTGGCCCAGGCGGCGCAGGTCAGCGAGCCGACGGTGAACCGCTTCTGCCGCTCCTTCGGCGTCAACGGCTACCCCGAGCTGAAGATGCAGCTGGCGCAAAGCCTGGCCAGCGGCGCCGCCTACGTGAGCCAGGCGGTATCCGCCGACGACGGCCCCGAGGCCTACACGCGGAAGATCTTCGGCAGCGCCATCGCCTCCCTGGACAGCGCCCTGCAGAGCCTCGACCCGCAATTGATCAGCCGCGCCGTGGACCTGATGATCCAGGCCCGGCAGATCCACTTCTTCGGCCTCGGCGCCTCGGCCTCGGTGGCCCTGGACGCCCAGCACAAGTTCTTCCGTTTCAACCTGGCCGTGTCGGCCCATTCCGATGTGCTGATGCAGCGCATGCTGGCCTCGGTGGCCCACACCGGCGACCTGTTCGTGATCATTTCCTACACCGGCCGCACCCGCGAGCTGGTGGAAGTGGCGCGCCTGGCCCGGCAGAACGGCGCCTCGGTGCTCGGCCTCACCGCCGCCCACTCGCCGCTGGCCAAGGCCAGCACCCTGAGCCTGGACATCCCGCTGCCGGAAGACACCGACATCTACATGCCGATGACCTCGCGCATCATCCAGCTCACCGTGCTCGACGTGCTCGCCACCGGCATGACCCTGCGCCGCGGCGTCGACTTCCAGCCGCACCTGCGCAAGATCAAGGAAAGCCTCAATGCCAGCCGCTATCCGGCGGATGAGGAGCCGAGCTGA
- a CDS encoding D-hexose-6-phosphate mutarotase, translating to MRSARPQRARAGEGIDHPLAGLLRPAAGQPFRWAEHQGRELLLVEHPRFSAAFSRQGGQLLHFQPRGERPLLWCAARWPKIGAIRGGVPVCWPWFGRHPMEGGWPHHGWARLSDWRLVHKEADTHGVRLNWRLDLHDWQVELEAVLGERMRLQLITRHRDSEPCVFSHGLHAYWRVGDVARVGLLGLEGAEGRNLLSRQACRQQGELRVVDGVHQVFRQGGRVCIQDAGWQRRLCIDGGGNPNTVVWHPGSRPLSEVSWADGLGFLSVQGAACGEDGLELAAGEEGRLSLEAWVG from the coding sequence ATGCGCAGCGCCCGACCGCAGCGAGCGAGGGCCGGGGAGGGCATCGACCATCCCCTGGCCGGCCTGCTGCGTCCGGCGGCCGGGCAGCCCTTCCGCTGGGCCGAACACCAGGGTCGCGAGCTGCTGCTGGTGGAGCATCCGCGCTTCTCGGCGGCGTTCAGCCGCCAAGGCGGCCAGTTGCTGCACTTCCAGCCCCGTGGCGAGCGGCCACTGCTCTGGTGCGCGGCGCGCTGGCCGAAGATCGGTGCCATTCGCGGTGGCGTGCCGGTGTGCTGGCCCTGGTTCGGCCGCCACCCCATGGAGGGCGGCTGGCCCCATCACGGCTGGGCGCGGCTCTCCGACTGGCGGCTGGTCCACAAGGAGGCCGACACCCACGGCGTGCGCCTGAACTGGCGCCTGGACCTGCACGACTGGCAGGTGGAGCTGGAGGCGGTGCTGGGCGAACGGATGCGTCTGCAACTGATCACCCGTCACCGCGACAGCGAGCCCTGCGTGTTCAGCCATGGCCTGCACGCCTATTGGCGGGTCGGCGACGTGGCGCGGGTCGGGCTGCTGGGGCTGGAAGGGGCCGAAGGGCGCAACCTGCTCAGTCGCCAAGCCTGTCGGCAGCAGGGCGAGCTGCGGGTGGTCGACGGTGTCCATCAGGTGTTCCGCCAGGGCGGCCGGGTGTGCATTCAGGATGCCGGCTGGCAGCGGCGGCTGTGCATCGACGGCGGCGGCAACCCGAACACGGTGGTCTGGCATCCCGGCAGCCGGCCGCTGTCCGAGGTGAGTTGGGCGGACGGCCTGGGATTCCTCTCCGTGCAGGGTGCGGCTTGTGGCGAGGACGGACTGGAGCTGGCGGCGGGGGAGGAGGGGCGGTTGAGCCTGGAGGCGTGGGTGGGATGA
- a CDS encoding maltoporin, which translates to MRSGAGGSSEGGTQSCFQLPGAPSKYRLGNECEQYIELDLRQDLFKLGDGSVISVEGMAQLYNEYGHSPAFTGDHGFTRMNQMYAEWSQMPALNGGSFWAGRRFYKRNDIHISDYYYWNQSATGFGFDDVAIGDLKYSYVFSRKDNVFQDPYINRHDFNVAGFQTNPGGELELGVSYLDKPDSTDAHSGWSVAAQHKQKAFLGGVNTFALQYGRGPGTALGYTGDPTLDNSNQSWRVVEFFDWQVTSRFGGQFEVIYQKDKRPDGDDQNWLSVGVRPVYAFTEQFKLVTELGRDQVEAPGGTRKLTKFTVAPTWSPAGPGFWQRPEFRLYYTYASWNEAAQRAASELAAGSALSDTGAFGDALHGSNFGVQLEYWWK; encoded by the coding sequence ATGCGCAGTGGCGCCGGCGGTTCCAGCGAGGGCGGGACGCAATCCTGCTTCCAGTTGCCGGGGGCGCCGTCGAAATACCGCCTGGGCAACGAGTGCGAGCAATACATCGAACTGGACCTGCGCCAGGACCTGTTCAAGCTCGGCGACGGCTCGGTGATCAGCGTCGAGGGCATGGCGCAGCTCTACAACGAATACGGTCACAGCCCCGCGTTCACCGGCGACCATGGCTTCACGCGGATGAACCAGATGTACGCGGAATGGAGCCAGATGCCGGCGCTGAACGGTGGCTCCTTCTGGGCCGGTCGGCGTTTCTACAAGCGCAACGACATCCACATCTCCGACTACTACTACTGGAACCAGAGCGCCACCGGCTTCGGCTTCGACGACGTGGCCATCGGCGACCTCAAGTACAGCTACGTGTTCTCGCGCAAGGACAACGTCTTCCAGGACCCCTACATCAATCGGCATGACTTCAACGTCGCCGGCTTCCAGACCAATCCCGGCGGCGAGCTGGAGCTGGGTGTCAGCTACCTCGACAAGCCGGACAGCACCGACGCCCACAGCGGTTGGTCGGTGGCGGCGCAGCACAAGCAGAAGGCCTTTCTCGGCGGGGTGAACACCTTCGCCCTGCAGTACGGTCGCGGGCCGGGAACGGCGCTGGGCTACACCGGCGACCCGACCCTGGACAACAGCAACCAGAGCTGGCGCGTGGTGGAATTCTTCGACTGGCAGGTGACTTCGCGCTTCGGCGGCCAGTTCGAGGTGATCTACCAGAAGGACAAGCGCCCGGATGGCGACGACCAGAACTGGCTGTCGGTCGGTGTGCGTCCCGTCTATGCCTTCACCGAGCAATTCAAACTGGTCACCGAGCTGGGCCGCGACCAGGTGGAGGCCCCTGGCGGCACCCGCAAGCTGACCAAGTTCACCGTCGCGCCCACCTGGTCGCCGGCCGGTCCCGGCTTCTGGCAGCGCCCGGAGTTCCGCCTCTACTACACCTACGCCAGTTGGAACGAAGCGGCCCAGCGCGCGGCCAGCGAACTGGCCGCCGGCTCGGCGCTGTCCGATACCGGTGCCTTCGGCGACGCGCTGCACGGTTCCAACTTCGGCGTGCAGCTGGAGTACTGGTGGAAGTGA